One genomic segment of [Phormidium] sp. ETS-05 includes these proteins:
- a CDS encoding YqaA family protein produces the protein MELEPTEPVKVAKRPSVLKRAYDWVIAWSETPYGTVALFVLAFAESSCFPIPPDVLLIALCVGRSKSAFRFAAICTLGSVLGGIAGYGIGLLAFDTIGQPLMKIYDPDQKVFGEVKHLYDTWGFWGVLTAAITPIPYKVFTIASGVFKFSFAQFMLASVLGRGFRFFLVSGLIFWGGDRLKDWIEKYFDWLAWGFLVVLILGFGILKLL, from the coding sequence ATGGAATTGGAACCAACAGAGCCAGTAAAGGTGGCGAAGCGGCCATCGGTGCTAAAACGGGCTTATGACTGGGTAATCGCCTGGAGTGAAACTCCTTACGGTACGGTGGCACTGTTTGTGCTGGCTTTTGCGGAGTCTTCTTGTTTCCCGATTCCCCCAGATGTGCTGCTGATTGCTCTATGTGTGGGTCGGTCTAAATCAGCTTTCCGGTTTGCTGCTATCTGTACCCTGGGTTCGGTACTTGGCGGGATTGCGGGATATGGAATTGGGTTACTGGCTTTTGATACGATCGGCCAACCCCTGATGAAAATTTACGACCCAGACCAGAAGGTTTTCGGTGAGGTAAAACATCTCTACGACACCTGGGGTTTTTGGGGGGTGCTGACGGCGGCGATTACGCCGATTCCTTACAAGGTGTTTACCATTGCCTCGGGAGTGTTTAAATTTAGCTTTGCTCAGTTCATGCTGGCGTCGGTACTGGGACGGGGGTTTAGGTTTTTCCTGGTGAGCGGGCTAATTTTTTGGGGGGGCGATCGGCTCAAAGATTGGATCGAAAAATACTTCGATTGGCTCGCCTGGGGTTTTCTCGTCGTCCTGATTCTCGGATTTGGCATCTTAAAACTCCTCTAA
- a CDS encoding DedA family protein produces MFSDVNSLLQLLTDLPAVIKTFGLVGVWAIVFVETGLFFGVFLPGNSMLFTAGVFASQGLFHIGWLTLGVFVCAVIGNNVGYYTGYRYGRKLFSKEDSWLFHKKHLMTAHNFYERHGKETILMARFLPIIRTMGCIVAGMAAMNYRVFLAYNVIGGVVWGFGIPLLGYSLGNLIGEDIDKYLLPIILLIITCSCTTSLFHLYREHKAK; encoded by the coding sequence ATGTTTTCTGATGTAAACTCGCTCCTCCAGCTACTGACCGATTTGCCAGCAGTAATTAAAACTTTTGGCTTGGTGGGTGTCTGGGCGATCGTCTTTGTGGAAACCGGTTTATTTTTCGGCGTATTTCTCCCCGGCAACAGTATGCTATTTACTGCCGGGGTTTTCGCTTCTCAGGGATTGTTTCATATCGGCTGGCTCACCCTTGGCGTGTTTGTCTGTGCCGTTATCGGTAATAATGTGGGTTATTATACCGGCTATCGCTACGGGCGGAAATTATTCAGCAAAGAAGATTCTTGGCTGTTTCACAAAAAACACTTGATGACTGCTCATAATTTCTACGAACGCCACGGCAAAGAAACGATTTTAATGGCGCGGTTTCTCCCGATTATCAGGACTATGGGGTGTATTGTAGCAGGCATGGCCGCGATGAATTATCGGGTATTCCTCGCTTACAATGTTATCGGTGGTGTGGTTTGGGGTTTCGGTATTCCCCTGCTGGGTTACTCCCTCGGCAATCTCATCGGCGAAGATATTGATAAGTATTTATTGCCAATAATTCTATTAATCATCACTTGTTCTTGCACTACTTCTCTATTTCATCTGTACCGCGAACACAAGGCAAAATAA
- a CDS encoding exopolysaccharide biosynthesis protein: MARLSAELQEYFFAEDCPPQVKLADILQLAGERIFGFLFVLLAFPSALPLPAPGYSTPFGLVIFLLACQFLSLAHTPWLPAKVMQHPLPLNQVQGVLTAGMPWLQKIEVISRPRLTYICTGRMGRTIIGLAIALMAISMMIPIPGTNTLPAIGIFIAGFGLLDDDGLITLGGLVVCAMGFTLSSSILIALWFGGSSLFDAIAQLISQ, from the coding sequence GTGGCTAGATTATCTGCTGAATTACAAGAGTATTTTTTCGCTGAGGATTGCCCCCCCCAGGTAAAATTGGCAGATATTCTGCAACTGGCGGGAGAGCGGATTTTTGGGTTTTTGTTCGTGCTGCTGGCTTTTCCTTCCGCACTGCCTTTACCTGCACCAGGTTACTCTACTCCGTTTGGACTGGTGATTTTTCTGCTAGCTTGTCAGTTTCTCAGTCTAGCTCACACCCCTTGGCTACCAGCAAAAGTGATGCAGCATCCTCTCCCTCTAAATCAAGTGCAAGGGGTTTTAACCGCTGGTATGCCTTGGTTACAAAAAATTGAGGTGATATCTCGTCCCCGGTTAACTTATATTTGTACTGGCAGGATGGGGAGAACCATCATCGGTCTGGCGATCGCTTTAATGGCGATTTCTATGATGATTCCCATCCCCGGCACGAATACTTTACCCGCTATCGGCATTTTCATCGCTGGTTTTGGCTTGCTCGATGATGATGGTTTGATTACTCTGGGCGGTTTGGTGGTCTGTGCTATGGGGTTTACTCTCTCCAGTTCCATTCTCATCGCTCTCTGGTTTGGCGGTTCCAGTCTATTCGACGCGATCGCTCAGTTAATTTCTCAATAA